One region of Cheilinus undulatus linkage group 4, ASM1832078v1, whole genome shotgun sequence genomic DNA includes:
- the inab gene encoding internexin neuronal intermediate filament protein, alpha b → MSFGSDIFASSSYRKIFGDSPRYSSSPSRSVMAMSSRGGYRSSSASRSTATSLGSYSRKSGRAFSSMPLETFDLNQSSVLNNEYKIIRTNEKEQMQGLNDRFAMFIEKVRNLEQSNKVLETELTALRQRQTEPSRLAELYQQEIRELRSQLEELNGEKSQLLVERDGIEEDLQKLRGKYEEEFHAREEAEATLKAFKKDVDDATMVRLDLEKKVESLLDEINFLRKVHEEEVAELMDMIQAAQVSVEMEVSKPDLTSALKEIRSQYESMASKNLQSAEEWYKTKFADLSEQANRSNEAIRASREEMNEFRRQLQSKTIEIESLRGTNESLEKQLREMEDRHSVEIGNYQDSMAELENELRTTKSEMARHLREYQDLLNVKMALDIEIAAYRKLLEGEETRIGTGITYPGSSVSTGMGQSYNYQTRVYTSSGKGSKKDEEQQQNKSGGKVTQREVYEETVITTKKMEKQQDPSDIPTNQKN, encoded by the exons ATGAGCTTCGGATCTGACATCTTTGCCTCTTCCTCATACCGGAAGATTTTCGGGGATTCTCCCCGTTATTCCTCCTCTCCATCCCGGAGTGTGATGGCCATGTCCTCCAGGGGAGGTTACCGGTCCTCCTCTGCCTCCCGGAGCACCGCGACCTCCCTGGGCTCGTACAGCAGAAAGTCCGGCCGCGCCTTCTCCTCCATGCCGCTTGAGACCTTCGACCTGAACCAGAGCAGCGTCCTCAACAATGAGTACAAAATCATTCGTACCAATGAGAAGGAGCAAATGCAGGGTCTCAATGACCGCTTTGCAATGTTCATCGAGAAAGTGCGCAACTTGGAGCAGAGCAACAAAGTGCTGGAGACTGAGTTGACTGCGCTGCGCCAGCGGCAGACCGAGCCGTCCCGCCTGGCCGAGCTCTACCAACAGGAGATCCGTGAACTGCGCTCCCAGCTGGAGGAGCTGAACGGGGAGAAGTCCCAGCTCCTGGTCGAGAGGGATGGAATTGAAGAGGACCTGCAGAAGCTCAGGGGAAAATACGAAGAGGAGTTCCATGCCCGGGAGGAGGCGGAGGCCACCCTCAAGGCTTTTAAGAAAGATGTGGATGATGCCACCATGGTGCGGCTGGACCTGGAGAAGAAGGTGGAATCTCTGCTGGACGAGATCAACTTCCTCAGGAAGGTGCATGAGGAGGAGGTCGCTGAGCTGATGGACATGATCCAGGCTGCACAGGTGTCAGTGGAGATGGAGGTGTCCAAACCGGATCTCACTTCCGCCCTCAAAGAGATCCGAAGCCAGTACGAGTCCATGGCGTCCAAGAACCTGCAGTCCGCAGAGGAGTGGTACAAGACCAAGTTTGCCGACCTGTCCGAGCAGGCCAACAGGAGTAATGAGGCAATCCGCGCCAGCAGGGAGGAAATGAACGAGTTCAGGAGGCAGCTGCAGTCCAAGACCATCGAGATCGAGAGTCTGAGGGGAACCAACGAGTCTCTGGAAAAGCAGCTGCGGGAGATGGAGGACAGGCACAGTGTGGAGATAGGAAACTATCAG GACAGCATGGCAGAGCTAGAGAATGAGCTGAGGACCACGAAGAGTGAGATGGCTCGTCACCTGAGGGAGTACCAGGATCTGTTGAATGTCAAGATGGCCCTGGATATTGAAATTGCAGCTTACAG gaaacTCCTGGAAGGGGAGGAGACCCGCATCGGGACGGGGATCACCTACCCCGGCTCCTCTGTGAGCACAGGTATGGGGCAAAGCTACAACTACCAGACCCGTGTCTACACCAGCTCTGGCAAGGGCTCCAAGAAGgatgaagagcagcagcagaacaAGTCCGGAGGCAAGGTCACTCAGCGTGAAGTTTATGAGGAGACAGTGATCACCACCAAGAAGATGGAGAAGCAACAAGACCCCAGCGACATCCCCACCAATCAGAAAAACTAA